A segment of the Niveibacterium umoris genome:
TGTCGCGCAGTTCGCGCGGGTAGCGCACCGTCACGCCAAAGCGTTCGCGCCCCTCAACGGTGGTCGTCACCATTTCGCCGCCGAGCGCGGTGGCGATCACGTCCTGCAACTCGCCGACGCCCAGCCCGTAGCGCGCCAGTGCTTCGCGGTCCGGCTCGATGTCGAGGTAGAAACCGCCGGTAATGCGCTCGGCAAACGCGCTGGTGGTGCCCGGCACCTGCTTGACGACCGCTTCGATTTCCTTGGCGAGACGCTCCATCTCATCCAGATCCTTGCCGAAGACCTTGATGCCGATCGGCGTGCGGATGCCGGTGGAGAGCATGTCGATGCGCGCCTTGATCGGCATCGTCCAGGCGTTCGATACGCCGGGGAACTGCAAGGCCTTGTCCATCTCGGCGATCAGCTTGTCGATGTTCATGCCGGGGCGCCATTCGGCCTCCGGCTTGAGGTTGATCACCGTCTCGAACATCTCGGTCGGCGCCGGGTCGGTGGCAGTGTTGGCGCGGCCGGCCTTGCCGAATACCGAGGCCACTTCGGGGAAGCTCTTGATGATGCGGTTCTGCGTTTGCAGCAGCTCGGCCGCCTTGGTGATCGACATCGCCGGCAGCGAAGTCGGCATGTAGAACAGCGTGCCCTCGTTGAGCGTGGGCATGAACTCGCTGCCCAGGCGCGACGCCGGCCAGGCGCTTGCCAGCAAAGCCAGCAGCGCCAGCGCGATGGTGCTCTTCTTCCAGCGCATCACCGCCGCGATGATCGGGCGGTAGGCCCAGATCAGCGCGCGATTCACCGGGTTGCGCGCCTCCGGCATGATGCGGCCGCGCACGAACAGCATCATCAGCACCGGCACCAGCGTCACCGACAGCAGCGCAGCGCCTGCCATCGCGAAGGTCTTGGTCCAGGCTAGCGGCGCGAAGAGCCGGCCCTCCTGCGATTCCAGCGTGAACACTGGCAGGAAGGACACGGTGATGATCAGCAGCGAAAAGAACAGCGACGGCCCCACTTCCTTGCAGGCCTCTACCATCGCCTCTGCGCGCGATTCGCCGGGCTGGAGCCGCTCGATGTGCTTGTGCGCGTTTTCGATCATGACGATGGCGGCGTCGACCATCGCGCCGATGGCGATTGCGATGCCGCCCAGGCTCATGATGTTGGAGTTCATGCCCAGCGCGTGCATCGCAATGAAGGCAATCAACACCCCTACCGGCAGCATTAGGATCGCGACCAGTGCGCTGCGCACATGCAGCAGGAAAACAATGCAGACCAGCGCAACGATCAACGACTCTTCGATCAGCGTGCCCTTGAGGGTTTCGATCGCGCGGAGGATCAGCTCTGATCGGTCGTAGACGGGCTTCAAGGTCACCCCTTCCGGCAGGCCGGACGAGACCTCGCCGATCTTGTCCTTGACGTTGCGGATCACCTCCAGCGCGTTTTGCCCGAAGCGCGCGCTGACGATACCGCCAACCACTTCGCCCTCACCGTCCAGCTCAGCCAGCCCGCGCCGCTCGTCCGGCACAAGCTCGACCCGCGCGATATCGCTGATGCGCACCGGCGTGCCGTTGGCGGCCTTGAGCACGAGGCCGGCAATGTCGGCGGTGCCCCGCAGGTAGCCACGGCCGCGCACCATGTATTCCGTTTCCGCCATTTCGACGACACGGCCGCCGACATCGCGGTTGGAGCTGCGGATCGCTTCGCTGACCTTTTTGAGCGGGATGCCATAGGCGCGCAGCTTGATCGGATCGACCGTGACCTGATACTGCTGCACGAAGCCGCCGATCGAAGCGACCTCGGCTACGCCATGTGCCTTGCTCAGTTGATAGCGCAGGTACCAGTCCTGAATCGTGCGCAGTTCGGCGAGCGTCTTGTTCTTGGCGACCAGCGCGTACTGATATACCCAGCCTACGCCAGTGGCGTCGGGCCCGAGCTGCGGCGCCACCCCGGCCGGTAGCCGGCCAGCGGCAGAGTTGAGGTATTCAAGTACGCGTGAGCGTGCCCAGTAGATGTCGGTGCCATCTTCGAAGATGACGTACACGAAGGACGCACCAAAGAAGGAGAACCCCCGCACGACCTTCGACTTGGGCACCGAAAGCATCGCCGTGGCGAGCGGATAGGTCACCTGATCTTCGACCACCTGCGGCGCCTGCCCCGGGAACTCGCTGTACACGATGACCTGCACGTCGGACAGATCCGGCAGCGCATCGAGCGGCGTGCGCATCACCGCCACCACCCCTGCGATCACCACGAACACCGTTGCCAGCAGCACCAGGAAACGGTTGCGGGCCGACCAGTCGATCAGGGCGTTGAGCATGTCAGTGGCCTGCGTGCGGGTCGCCGGATCCAACGGCGGCGGGTACGAGCTTCGTAACCACCCACTCGCCAGGTTTGCGTTCGACGAAATCGAACTGCACCGCGTCGCCCGCCTTCAGGCCTTTGGCCAGCGCGTTGTTGGCGAGCACGAAGTCCATCGTCATCGCTGGCCACTTCAGGCTGGCGATCGGCTCGTGCGCAAGGGTGAGCTCCCCGCTCGTGGCGTCGATCGCCTCGATGCGACCCTTGCCGTGATGTCCGACGCTACTGGTTGCCGCGGGCGCTGCAGACGGTGCCGATGCGGCCGTGAGCCCCTGCACCGCCGTCTTGAGATTGCTTTCGGCATCGATCAGGAAGTTCGCGCTGACGACCACCAGATCACCCGCCTGCACCCCTTCGAGCACCTCGACAAACTCGCCGGAGCGTGCGCCAAGCTTTACGCCGCGAGATTCAAAGTGCCCTTCGCTACGCTGCACCAACACGATCTGCCGTGTGCCGCTGTCGATCACCGCCGAAGTCGGGACGGTGACCACCGACCCGCCCGGCGCAGAACTCAGCGTCATGGATGCGAACAGCCCGGGCTTGAGCAGCCCCTGTGGATTGGCCAGCTCCACCCGCACCGGCACGGTACGCGTTTCTGCGTTCAGCGTCGGATAGATGTAGCTCACCGTGCCTTCGAAAGTTTTGCCGGGGTAGGCGTTCAGCGTGATGCTTGCCTTGCGGCCCGTCTGCACCGCGGCGATGTCCTGCTCATTGACGTCGACAATCGCCCACACCGACGACAGATCAGCGATCTGGAACAGCGTGTCGCCAGGCATGAATCGCATCCCCTGCAGTGCCTTCTTCTCCATCACGACACCCGACACTGGCGAGCGGAAACCGAGCGTGCGGCGAGCATCACCCTGCTTGGTCAGATCCTTGATCTGCGTGTCGGACACTTCCCAGTTCTTCAGCCGCGCCAGCGAGGCGTCGGCCAGTGCGCGCATGCTTTCATGTGCGCTCGCATCGCCCTGTGCCAGAGATTCGGCCCCCCGTGCGGCAATCGCGTACTCCCGCTGCGCCGACACCAGCTCGGGGCTGTAGGCCTCGAAAAGCAATTGCCCGCGTGCCACTTGCTGTCCGGTCGCATTGACCAGCAAGCGTTCGACCCAGCCTTCGAATCGGGGCGCCACCGCAACAGTGCGACGTTCGTCGATCTCGATGCGGCCGAGCGCGCGCACGTTGCGTTCGAGCACACGCGCTTCTGCGGGTACGGTACGCACGCCGAGTTTCTGGACCTTCTCCGGGCTGATCCGGATCTGCCCTTCGGCGGCGTTTGCGGTGTCGTCACCTTCGAAGACCGCGATGTAGTCCATCCCCATCGGGTCCTTCTTTGGCACCGGAGAGGTATCAGGGAGCCCCATGGGGTTGCGGTAGTACAGCAGCTTGCGGCCTGTTTTCGACTGCGAAGTGTCGGGGGCGGCAAGCGCCGGCGCAGGCGAGGCGTGCCGCTGACCGAACCAGTAACCGGCGCTGAGCGCGGCGACCACGGCCGCAGTCGTCAAGGCGAGTGTTGCGCTGCGCTTCACAGGGGTTCTCCGATCAATCGTTCGATCTCAGCGAGCCGCATCTGCTGTTCGGCGCGCACCCGGATCAGGTCTTGGCGTGCCTTGCGCAGACTGCGCTGGGCATCGAGCACGGTGGCAAAGTCCACCTTGCCGTTTTCATACCCCGCAAGGGCTGACTGAAAAGTCGCTTCGCTCTGCGGGATCAGGGTCGAGGCGGTAAGCGTTTCCACGCGGTTGAGCCCTTCAAGCGAAGCGACTAGCCCTCCCAGTTCGCCAGCCAGCCGATACGCGAGCGATTCTGAACGCGCGTTCGCCGCTTCGAGCATGCGCTCTGCTTCGCGCTCCTGGCTACGGCGGGTGTCGAACTGCAAGGGCAGGTTCACTTCAAACATCAACTGCCATTCGTTGACGCTGCTGCCGCGCTGCACCGGCGTGATGCCGAGGTTCAGATCCGGCATGCGATTACGGTAGGCGAGTTCGCGACTCTTCGCGGCGCCTATGGCCTTCTCGGTCTCTGCTGCGAGTTGCGGGTTGCGGGCTTTGAGCCGCGCGACCAGGCTGTCCATCTCGAGCGCCGCGGGTGGCGGCACCTTGCGCAGGGCCTGCGGTTCGGCGAGCGGCGCCTTGGGGGGTCTGGCGATCAGCGCGTTAAGCAAGACCTGGGTGCCCTTGCGCTCTTGTTCAAGCATCAACTGCTCTTGCGCGATGCCTGTCAGTTCCACCTGCGCGCGAATCACATCCTGCTGGGCAGCCAGGCCGGATGCATAACGGCTGCGCGCGAGCGATTCAAGGCGTGTGTCGATCGCGGCAATGTCGCGTGCCTGCTCCTCGAGGCGGACGACCTGCCAGTACTGCGCGTAGCTGCGCTTGACCAGTGTCGCGAGTTCCAGCGCCGCGTCGTCGGCGCTGCGCTCAGCCTGGCGCGCGCCGGATTCGGCGATCTCTTGTCGCAGTGTGCGCTTGCCCCAGAAGGGTAGCTGCTGACTCAGCGTGTACTGTGTGCTTCCCACTTGCGCTGGCGACAGGCGTACGCCGGTGCTGCCGCCGTTGTTCACATCCATCAGCTCGATCTTGAGCATCGGGTCTGCCAGTGCGCCAGCAGGCTGCACCCGCTCCCGCGCAGCGGCGGCCTCAAGTTGGGCGGCGCGAACCGTGGGGTTCGCCGCCCGCGCCAGATCGAGCAGTTCGTCGACCGAACGGCCCGGCGGCACCCCGTCGGCCAGCGACGGCACGCTCAGCGCGAACAGCGCGCCGGTAATGCATACCACTGACAGATCTCGAAGCGATGGCATCATGAACATTGCACTTTGCGGTGAGCGGACCGGC
Coding sequences within it:
- a CDS encoding efflux RND transporter permease subunit, with product MLNALIDWSARNRFLVLLATVFVVIAGVVAVMRTPLDALPDLSDVQVIVYSEFPGQAPQVVEDQVTYPLATAMLSVPKSKVVRGFSFFGASFVYVIFEDGTDIYWARSRVLEYLNSAAGRLPAGVAPQLGPDATGVGWVYQYALVAKNKTLAELRTIQDWYLRYQLSKAHGVAEVASIGGFVQQYQVTVDPIKLRAYGIPLKKVSEAIRSSNRDVGGRVVEMAETEYMVRGRGYLRGTADIAGLVLKAANGTPVRISDIARVELVPDERRGLAELDGEGEVVGGIVSARFGQNALEVIRNVKDKIGEVSSGLPEGVTLKPVYDRSELILRAIETLKGTLIEESLIVALVCIVFLLHVRSALVAILMLPVGVLIAFIAMHALGMNSNIMSLGGIAIAIGAMVDAAIVMIENAHKHIERLQPGESRAEAMVEACKEVGPSLFFSLLIITVSFLPVFTLESQEGRLFAPLAWTKTFAMAGAALLSVTLVPVLMMLFVRGRIMPEARNPVNRALIWAYRPIIAAVMRWKKSTIALALLALLASAWPASRLGSEFMPTLNEGTLFYMPTSLPAMSITKAAELLQTQNRIIKSFPEVASVFGKAGRANTATDPAPTEMFETVINLKPEAEWRPGMNIDKLIAEMDKALQFPGVSNAWTMPIKARIDMLSTGIRTPIGIKVFGKDLDEMERLAKEIEAVVKQVPGTTSAFAERITGGFYLDIEPDREALARYGLGVGELQDVIATALGGEMVTTTVEGRERFGVTVRYPRELRDSPQQIASQVLVPTMGGAMVPLGQVARVSITRGAPAIRTENALLSAYIYIDIRDRDIGSYVKDAQKAVADKVKFPPGYYASWSGQFESMQRAIEKMKVVLPVTLLIIFLLLYLNFRRLTETFIVMLSVPFALIGGVWLMWALGYNLSVAVAVGFIALGGVAAETGVVMLIYLDHAWRDISAKRAGEGTLPSAQDLYAAVMEGAVERVRPKMMTVVAIMAGLLPIMWSHGSGSEVMRRIAAPMVGGMVSSTVLTLVVIPAIYALVKGWRLEHPRGAAGKVAVHGI
- a CDS encoding efflux RND transporter periplasmic adaptor subunit; the encoded protein is MKRSATLALTTAAVVAALSAGYWFGQRHASPAPALAAPDTSQSKTGRKLLYYRNPMGLPDTSPVPKKDPMGMDYIAVFEGDDTANAAEGQIRISPEKVQKLGVRTVPAEARVLERNVRALGRIEIDERRTVAVAPRFEGWVERLLVNATGQQVARGQLLFEAYSPELVSAQREYAIAARGAESLAQGDASAHESMRALADASLARLKNWEVSDTQIKDLTKQGDARRTLGFRSPVSGVVMEKKALQGMRFMPGDTLFQIADLSSVWAIVDVNEQDIAAVQTGRKASITLNAYPGKTFEGTVSYIYPTLNAETRTVPVRVELANPQGLLKPGLFASMTLSSAPGGSVVTVPTSAVIDSGTRQIVLVQRSEGHFESRGVKLGARSGEFVEVLEGVQAGDLVVVSANFLIDAESNLKTAVQGLTAASAPSAAPAATSSVGHHGKGRIEAIDATSGELTLAHEPIASLKWPAMTMDFVLANNALAKGLKAGDAVQFDFVERKPGEWVVTKLVPAAVGSGDPHAGH
- a CDS encoding TolC family protein, with protein sequence MMPSLRDLSVVCITGALFALSVPSLADGVPPGRSVDELLDLARAANPTVRAAQLEAAAARERVQPAGALADPMLKIELMDVNNGGSTGVRLSPAQVGSTQYTLSQQLPFWGKRTLRQEIAESGARQAERSADDAALELATLVKRSYAQYWQVVRLEEQARDIAAIDTRLESLARSRYASGLAAQQDVIRAQVELTGIAQEQLMLEQERKGTQVLLNALIARPPKAPLAEPQALRKVPPPAALEMDSLVARLKARNPQLAAETEKAIGAAKSRELAYRNRMPDLNLGITPVQRGSSVNEWQLMFEVNLPLQFDTRRSQEREAERMLEAANARSESLAYRLAGELGGLVASLEGLNRVETLTASTLIPQSEATFQSALAGYENGKVDFATVLDAQRSLRKARQDLIRVRAEQQMRLAEIERLIGEPL